The Ascochyta rabiei chromosome 22, complete sequence sequence TTCAGGGTTTTTGCAGCCATGAACCCTGCTACCGACGTGGGAAAGAAGGATTTGCCGCCTGGTATTCGCTCAAGGTTCACCGAGCTCTACGTCGAGAGCCCAGATAGCGACGAGAAGAGCTTGCGCAACATTGTGGAGAAGTATCTTGGGGGGGATGGCACAGATCCCGCCATTGTCAGAACAGCGCGCGATGTCACCAGCCTCTATATCGAGATTCAGCAGCTTGCGAAGGCAAACATGCTGGTCGATGGTGCCGATCAAAAAGCTCATTTCAGTTTGCGAACTCTGACGAGAACACTCACATATGCACGAGAGATTGCACCCTTGTGTAGTCTTCGACGAGCACTATATGAGGGTTTCCACATGAGTTTCTTGACTTTCTTGGGCAAAGCATCTGAGGATCTTGTTGCGCCTCTGATCACAAAGCACATGTTCCCGCAGAAGGCATCACTAAAAGCTGAACTCAACAAGCCACTCCAGCAACCGAATGATGGGCGTGCATACGTCAGGCAAGGACACTACCTCTTGCGACAAGGACCTCAGCCCGTGCAGGAGCAGACACACTACATTATCACGAATTTTGTTCAGCGCAATATGAACAATCTTATTCGCGCAGCGTCGACACGGCGCTACCCCGTCCTGATCCAGGGTCCAACCTCATCCGGCAAGACGAGCATGATCGAGTATCTCGCAAAACGTTCTGGAAACACCTTCGTCCGAATCAATAACCACGAGCACACTGATTTGCAGGAGTACCTTGGTTCATACGTATCAGGAGCAGATGGAAAGCTCACTTTCCAGGAGGGTATCCTCGTCCGAGCACTGCGAGAAGGCCACTGGATCGTGCTGGATGAGTTGAATTTGGCTCCTACCGACGTACTGGAAGCACTTAACCGACTCCTTGACGACAATCGCGAGCTTCTCATCCCCGAGACCCAGGAAGTTGTTCGACCGCACGATGACTTCATGTTATTCGCTACACAAAACCCTGCAGGTCTCTACGGAGGACGAAAAGTCTTGTCTCGAGCGTTCCGCAATCGTTTCCTAGAGCTCCATTTCGACGACATCCCAGTCGAAGAGTTGACAGAGATCTTGCATCGACGCACCATGATCCCAGAAACCTGGTGTAAGCGTATTGTCAAAGTTTACCAAGAGCTGTCTACATTACGACAAGAAAACCGCATTTTCGAGCAGAAGAGCTTCGCGACGCTTAGAGATTTGTTTAGATGGGCACAACGGAAGGCCGACACCATACAGGATCTTGCAAACAACGGTTACATGCTTCTTGCGGAGCGTGTACGCAAAGAGGAGGAACGCGTCGCGGTCAAGAAAATCATGGAGAGTGTCATGAGTAAATCTGGACCGAAGGTGACGATTGACGATGAGCAGATGTTCAGCCAGAACAACGTCCAACAGATTATCGACAGCGCTCCCGACAAATCTAAAAAGATCGATCCCGGCGTTGTCTGGACGCGCGCGATGAGGAGACTCTTTGTGCTTGTCCACCATGCTCTTCAAAACAATGAGCCAGTACTGCTCATTGGCGAAACAGGATGCGGAAAGACGACCGTTTGTCAGATGTTGGCAGATGCATTCGGGAAAGAGCTACACATCCTGAATGCACATCAGAACACAGAGACTGGCGATTTGATTGGTGCACAACGACCTATCCGCAATAGGGCGGCGATCGAAGAGTCACTGAGACGGGACGTTCTCGACGCATTTGAAGGTGTAGCTACGGAAGTCAACCCTCACACCCTGGATCAGGAGGGCCTTCTTCATCTTTACGACCAGCTTGACAAAGAACCCACTGTCGTTGTACGGGAAGACCTTCGTGTGTCTATCAAGATCAATCGCATCAGAGCTGCCGCGCTTTTTGAGTGGGCAGACGGAAGCCTCGTCAACGCCATGCGAACAGGCCAATATTTCCTGTTGGACGAAATCTCGCTTGCCGACGACTCTGTGTTGGAACGTCTGAATAGCGTTTTGGAGCCGTCGCGCACACTTTTGCTGGCCGAAAAGGGCCCTGTGGATTCACTGGTAGTCGGTAGTGAAGGCTTCCAATTCCTTGCAACAATGAATCCCGGCGGTGATTATGGCAAGAAAGAGTTATCGCCTGCCCTTCGCAACCGCTTTACGGAGATTTGGGTACCAGCTTTATCAGACCTTGAGGATATCCTACAGATCGTTCGATCGAAACTCAGTCCGAGCATCGTGCAATACGCGGAAGCTATTGTCTTGTTCTCGCAGTGGTTCAATGACAAGTATAACACGTCCGTCGCGTCTTCGATCTCCATTCGAGACACGCTTGCCTGGGTGACTTTCATCAACAGTACAACTCACAATGACCCGGTCTTTGGCATTGTACACGGCGCCGCCATGGTCTTCATCGACACGCTCGGTGCTAACCCAGCAGGTTTACTTGCAATTTCCGCTGCTTCAATCGATGATGAGAGAATAGCCTGCCTTCAGCAACTCAGCAAGCTCCTCGAACAGGACATCTCACCCCTCTACTTTGGGAGAATTGATATTGTGAGCACGGCGCAGTCGTTCCAGCTAGGCACATTTTCTATACCCAAAATCTCGTCCGCCGCTGCTGAGGCGAACAACTTCGCACTTGAAGCACCAACTACACGCGCCAATGCCATGCGAGTAGTCCGTGCACTACAGCTGGCGAAGCCGATTCTTCTGGAGGGTAACCCTGGTGTAGGCAAGACGACTCTTGTCACTGCCCTTGCCAAAGCCATCGGAAAGCCTCTGACTAGACTCAATCTTTCAGAGCAGACGGATCTTATGGATCTTTTTGGTTCCGACGTTCCAGTCGAAGGTGGTGCCGCAGGTACTTTCGCTTGGCGTGATGCTCCATTCCTCAAGGCTATGAAGAACGGTGACTGGGTATTGCTTGACGAGATGAACCTGGCGTCGCAATCTGTCTTGGAAGGTCTCAATGCCGTTTTGGACCATCGAGGTGAGGTCTACATCTCTGAGCTTGATCAGACATTCCACAAGCACAACGACTTCCGTGTTTTCGCTGCACAAAATCCTCATCACCAGGGTGGAGGGCGGAAGGGTTTACCAGCGTCTTTCGTCAACCGCTTCACAGTCGTGTATGCAGACGTCTTCCGTCCTGAGGATCTCAGACTGATTTGCAAGAAGGTGTATCCTTGCATTGAAGACGAAGAGGTCAACAAACTCATAAACTTTGTTGCGCAGCTTGATGAACAGGTTGTCACACACCGGGCATTTGGCAACCTTGGAGCACCCTGGGAGTTCAACTTACGTGACACCCTGCGCTGGCTTCAGCTCTTGGCATCCTCGGAGTACCCAGGATCAGCAAGAGACTTCCTCGATGCCATCTTTGTACAGCGCTTCCGTGCGGAGAGCGATCGTACCCGGCTGCTCAAGCTTTTCGAGAGTCTTTGCGGCGTCCACGAAACGCGAATGAGTCTCTACCACAACATTAGCACCAAGGCTATTCAAGTCGGATTGGGGTTGTTACCACGTGACACTGCGGTCGCGCGCCCAGAGACCACTTCTACCTTCAAAACCCCGCAACTAGGTGCTATGGAAGCCTTACTAATTAGTATCAAGCAGAATTGGCCTGTCATCTTGGTCGGCCCGCCGGGGTCTGGTAAGTCTGCAATGATCGGCCAGCTTGCCTCTTTTGTGGGTGCGGAACTTGTCACATTTTCCATGAACGCTGATGTCGATGCTATGGACCTTGTCGGTGGCTACGAGCAAATCGACCCGTCGCGTCAAGTGCATCAATGTCTAGAGCAGCTGGAGGGTTTGGTTCGCCGTAAGATTGCAGTATCTGAGCAAGCGCCTCAATATCTCATCAGGCTTCTCGAACAACTTCATGTCTCGGGAGCCCAGTTCAGTAACAGCTTCTCCTCAATACTTCAAGAGGTCGCGCAGCAGGATACAGAGGCAGCCGCTCTAGTCCATGACTTGCGTGCCCTTCTCCAGTCTTCCAGCCAGCAAATCGACGGCGCACGCTTCCAATGGGTAGACGGTATTCTCATCCGCGCTCTTGAGCAGGGCAAGTGGCTTGTACTCGACAACGCCAACCTTTGTTCGAGCGCCGTCCTTGATCGATTGAACTCGCTTCTTGAGCCTAATGGCTATCTATCCATCAACGAGCACTCTACAGCTGATGGCGAGGCTCGCATTGTACGACCTCACCCAGGCTTCAGGATCTTCATGACTATGGACCCGAGATTTGGAGAGCTGTCGCGAGCTATGCGAAACAGAGCTGTTGAGATCTGCTTGCTTGACTCAGCGACTCCTTCACAGCTTGACTGTTCGGGCGTCTTAGAGTATCCACTTGAAGCGGCAATGTACCGATACCGTCAATTCCAGACTCGGGAGGATTTGGACCAGACGCTGGAGTCTCGATTTGAGAACCTTTCATTCGGTGACAATAATCTGATGGACAGCTTTGTGAAGCAAGCTCGACAAGGCCTTGTGACCCAGGGCGCATCAAAGCAGACCAACAGCGACCCTCCTTCGGCTACGAAGCAACTCATAGCGACGAATCAAGTGCCTTACACACTCCAAGAGAACTTCTCTCGTTTGACCCAGTTCATAAGCAAGACATGGGCTGTTCAGATGCACCCTCAATTCAGCTCTGATGGCATGGTCGAGCTTCTACCATACCATCCTCTCAATAACGAGCTAAGTCTCAACCGATCGTCGTCGTTCAAAGCAAGCTCGCTATGGTACTCCCAGCTATACGAGCTCACGCTCGATCTCTTCGATATGCAGCAAGCAATACATACCTTACCTTCGGCCAAGTTCGAACGTCGCAAAGAAAGACAGAAGCTACCTACGTTCCTATATGCGTATTGGCAGGCTTTGGTGAAGCTGGTAGAAGACGTCTGGACGGCAAACAACGAGGGTCAAGAGTTCGATCTGTCGTTCCTCAAACCGCTGAGAACAATGTTCTGGGCTTTCTTCGCACTTGCCAAGAGTTCCACATTCGATCGCGCAACATTCCAGACCTATCTGAAGATGCTGAGCTCCAGCACGCTGACGGCATCTGATGAGTCTCACACTTTGGTGCAGACTCTGGCGACTGTACTGTCGAAGCAGGTTGCCACATTTGGTGCCGAAGTTCAGCTCACGACCGGCCTCAACATGGAGCCACTATGGCTTCACTTAAAACCAAATACGCCCAAGTCCATTGCAGAATTGGAGGCGATACTCAAGCTCGAGGCTCTGGCTGATAGACTGGACGCGGTTATGTGGAAGTCCAATCTCAAGGCTGATGAGATGATCCAGATTCGGGAGCGATTTGCAAGTTCCCTACAGCTTGTTCGTAGGGAGGATGTCAATCCGAATGAACTCGTCACGATTCTGGATAATGCTGTGCGGGAGTTGGAGGAAGGCATTGGCGAGGATGACGCTACCATCACACCCTACTTCGAGGAAGAATTCGAGGGGCTCTGCCAGTTCCTCGACGTTGCCGGCAGTACGAATGTCTACGCACTTCCATCGTCCGCTTTAGTGTCTGCTAGAGCCAAGGTAGCTCTGTTCGCTCGCCGACCGACAAAGACCGCTACTATTGATGTTGGAAAGGCTGACAGATCTACTGACAACTTTGCCAAAGTGTACCGACATGTTGGCCTCGTCAAAGAGCGAGCAGATCCCATGGCTCTTCAGTCTCGCTTCCACATTGCGATGCTGTCTAAGCTGCGTGGCGCCGACGAGGTCCAGCTCACACAGCTCGCCCAGTTCGAAACAGAGCTCCAGGTCTTGTCTCAGCAGATTGCGCTAGACGCAGAGAAGATTACTAAAGATCAGGAAAAAGCTCTTGAAACGCTTTACCTAAACCTCTGGCACCCCATCAACAATAGCATCCCAGGTGTTCTAAACGCCAGTATCAAAGCCCCTTTCAAAGCAAATGGGGAAGAATGGATCCAACTTGCCCTCGTAGGCCTTCGTTCCTACGTCCCAAACTACCCTCACGACCCTGCTCTGCGACCTATGATTGAGCGTAAGATATTCAACGAAGAGAAGATGAACTTGCTTTCCGCTCTCAGAGCGCTAAAGCAGTTTCAGATCGATTTCACTGGCCAAGATACGAGTCTTCGTATTCGACAAGTCGAGGCTGCAATTGAGGGCATGGGCGAAGAACCACCAGTGCCAGCTATTGCTCGCCCGGAAGTATCGCAGCTAGATGAGCTGCAGGGCGAGTTCACGAATCTGCTCAGCATTATTCAGCCTCTGCTCAATAAGACAATGTCCGGCAAGGAGGCAGCGCTCGATATTACGTTACATCAGAATGTGGTCAGGGTCATTCAGAGACTGACTGAGGGGTACCGGGCCTACGACGACATCACCGACACCGTGGTCGGCTTCCTTGCATGTCTTTACATCGGACTACTCCTCGCCAAGAAGGAGCACGAAAGCCAGGAACAGTCAAGAGTTGGAAGGAGCTTGCAGTTTGTCTCTCGTGAGACACCATTCTTCGGACTCCATGACCACGTGTCTTCGATCACAGCAGCCAACTTCCTTCAGGGTGCGGAGAACGCTCTGTCCCAAAGTAATAACACGATTGACCCTCGCTGGCACGCTCTCTATACACTGGCAATTGTCAAGAGTACTGACCCTATTTACTTGTCTGGCCCGGCAGCACGAAACTTGTTGCACGGCATCTTTACCTCCTTTTTTACAGAATATAAGACGAAACTTCTTCAAGACCAGGAGAAGGAAGCACAAGACAAGAGCTTGTACTCTTACCGCGGCatggaagaagaagagaacgAAGAGGAGGACCGGACGCTGTTTCCCGACTACGAAGCCGAGCAGGAAGAAGGTCAGGCCGCGGCGCCTCCCACGCAATCCACAGCGCAAGTCACTACACGTGACCATGCGATACGTCTCGCCAACATGCACTTTGAGTTGTTCCTTAAGGGTCGCGAGACATCCGACTCTGTGAAAACTTTGCTCGAATGGTGCGCATCAGAGATCAATCGTGTCTCCGAAGGCAAGAGCCATGGCACCACACACGAGAACGCTTTACCTGCGTTGTACCTTGCTCTTGAGAAGAAGGTAGACGCACTCAATGGCTCTGGCACTGGGCCGAGCTACAACTTCTACTTTGATGCAAACCTGCCAGAGGCTAAGCGTCTGATCACATTCGTTCACCGCATTCAGGTGCGTTATCGACAAATTCGGGATGTCTGGCCAGAGCATATGACACTCGCAGATGTTCTGCGTACCTGCGATGAAGCGCTGGCATTCCGCCACGTCGATCCCGTTGCCAAGTTCATCACCAAGGCAGAGAAACTGCACGCCTACATGTATGAGTGGCAGAGAGTCGCTAGCAAGCAGTACAGTACCGCTGATCTGTTCGATGATCTGACGAAGCTGCTCGTCAGTTGGAGACAGCTTGAACTTACTACCTGGGCTAGACTGTTCGACTTGGAAGTCGAAAAGTGCCGTGACAGCGCCAAGAGCTGGTTCTTTGTTGCTTATGAGACTGTCATTGCAGCATCAGAGAGTGTCGAGGACGATCGGGCTATGAAAGCGCACGCCAAGGCACTGCTGAAGACTCTCGAAAGCTTTTTCGAGACCACGACGCTAGGCCAGTTTGAACAGCGCATTAAGCTACTTCAGCAGCTTCGTCAACATGCCGCGATGCGCATGCAGGACGTCGGCCACTTCGAGATTCTTCATTCTGCGCTTGAGAATTTCATCGCATATTTCTCACGCCTTGAGAAGCCGGTCCACGAAGCACTTACTAAGGGACGACAGACCCTGGAGAAGGAAGTCAACAATGTTATCAAGCTTGCAAGCTGGAAAGATACGAACATCGAAGCCCTGAAGCAAAGTGCGAAGACAAGTCATCGTAAGCTCAGCAAGCTTGTAAGGAAGTTCAGAGCGGTGCTCAACAAGCCTGCGTCTAGCGTGATGAGCGCTGGATTCGCAGATGACGGTTCGCTACAGAGAGATGCCGCTTTGACACTTGTCAGCGCAGCAGTCAACCCCGAAGCACTACAACGCTGCGACAATAGTGTACCGGATTGGAGTGAGCGTCCAACGCGATTCAAGAACTTGGGCGTTACTGTCAACATGATGCGTAACTTGTCCCTCCCAAGCGAAGACAGCATTGACGGAGCGGCATATATCGAAGAGCTCATCACTAGCATCACGATGTCAATCGTGGAACTGCAGAAAGCTACCCCCTCCACTCTCACTGAAGACAACAAGGCAAAAGTCCAGCAGCTAAAGACCCAAAAGCGCAAACTCTACGCCGATACAATGAAGGAGCTGCGACAAATGGGTGTCAAGTCAAATCTGAGTGTGGATACCCTTGTTAAACAGGATGAGCTTTCCACAGTTCTGTCGACTCTACCCCTGGTACAAAATGTTGGTGTCGCGTGTGGTCGTGTCGCTGAGGGCCGTCTGCACCAAGCGCTCAACATCATGCCACAAGTCCGAGCAGTGACGAGAGAACACTCCGGTGATTTGACAAGCAACGACGTCACCAAGAGTATCGGATACATCGAGGGCCTGCTGCACATTTCAATCAAGCAGAGGGGAGTCCTAAGCCGCGCAAGTCAAGCTCTCGAAGCTAGCAAAGCACCACTAGCAGTCGTCGCAAACCTTTGGCAGCCCGATGATTGCCAGCTTGTCGTCGCTGCGTCACAGCAAGACGAAGCCACTCGCTCTTTGCAGCCAAGCCTAAGGTGGCTTGTTGCTGCGCTTAAGACTGGCGcagatgttgttgttgctcaGGCAAAGCTTGGGAAGACTAATGAGCTTGACGCTCTGCTGAGAGTTATGCAAGAATGGACTGTTAAGTTGCAGGATCTATCTCACGCATACGACGGGTTGCCTGCTCTGCCAACCAATATCCGATCGAACGCGTATCAGGAATTTGATGAGTCTGTCAAGGCAGCAATCGCTAACCTTCAGATTGCGTTCACGGGATGGAATGACAACAACGAGATGGCACGAACGGTTCTTAAGCATATCGTACCTTTCATCTTCCAATGCCCTGAGGTCACTTCGCAACTCCCTACGGATGAGCTGCAAATCGCGGTCGAACAACATTCCAAGGACATCTTCGGCGCCCTGGACTTGATTCTAGGGTCTATGCAGGACGTCGAAGCTGCTCTCAAGGAGCTTCCAGTCACAGTCGAAGACGCTGTATGgctagttaaagaagaaCAGGTTCTGTCCGCTGCAATCAGCGGTCTCCATTCGACCCAGATTCACGCCGCTCTGAAGACCATAATGGATAAGATGCACTACCTTCACAGCGATACTAGCCTCCAAGGCATCGCCGCCATGTTCGCTGCATTCCAACCTATTCTCAACCAGTACATTGCCTCGCATCAATACCTCGTCGACCGCTTCGACGCCCTGCATGCATCGACCACGAAGCTGTTGTACCGTCTCTGCAAGTCGTTTATCCAGGTCGGTACGCAAGGATTCTGTCAGCCTCCCGAAAAGTCATCAGACCAACAGAAGGGCAAGGATGATAAACTCGAAGAAGGTACCGGTCTTGGCGAAGGAGAAGGTGCTGAAGACATCTCCAAAGACAtcgaagacgacgaagacCTCGAAGATCTGGCGCAAGAGAAGGGCGAGCGTGAGGGTAGCATAGAAGAACAGGAAGATGCTGTTGATATGGGTGAGAATGACATGGAAGGCGAGACCGAGGAGGTTGGCGAGAAAGAAGACAAGGGTGATGAGGAGGGCGAGGAAGGCGAAGACGATGTGCAGAGTGAAGTTGGCAGTGTTGATGATCTTGGGCCGAGTGCTGTCGATGAAAAGATGTGGGACGATGGTGGCAAAGACGACGATGCGAAGGACAAGGAAGGGAAGGAAGATGTCGGAACTGAAGACCAGGAGGAGCAGGTCGCTAACGAgcagaaagagaaggagaaagaaCAGGTTGGTGAAGAGggcaaagaagaagagaaaaaggAAGGACAGGAAGGcgaggaagacgaagagATGGAGGGGGAAGACCAAGAGGAGAACGTTGGTGCGGGTGAGACCGAGCAGATGGATCCGCATGCGAAGGAAGAAGAGACTCTGGATTTGCCTGAAGACCTCAACATTGACGGCCAGGACGACGATGGCAAAGAAGACGATGATCTTGGCGATATGGATATGGGTGATGATCTCAATGAAGACGAGATGGATCCCGAGACCGAGGCAGGTGCCGAGCCGGACACTGTTGATGAAGAGATCGGACCCGAGGAGGAAGGTGAGGAAGACAAGGACACCACGGGTCATGTTGAGGATGAAGAGCAACCAGCAGAAGATGAAGAGCAGGAAGGTGATGAGCCCATGGACGACGATGCTGTTCCGCTTCCGGATGAGAACATGCCTGACGACGAACCTCGCGAGCAAAAGGATACTGATCAGACAGACCCTAATGCGGAAGCTGGAGCTGGCACTGAAGCCAACGAGGAAGCACATCAGAACAAGAACGAGCAAGCTTCCGCTAGCGCTGCCAACCGCGACGAAGGTGAAGAAGGCGATGGGACCGAGCAACAGCAAGAGACGGCCGCTGAAGACGGCACACTAGGCCAAACGACCAAACCTGACGCCGGTGGTCGTGGTGAAGAGCCTGAGGAGTCACGGAAAACAGAATCTTTCAAAAAGCTGGGCGACGTGCTAGAGAAGTGGTACAATCAGCAGAAGCAGATTTCCGAAGCGCGAGAGAAGGATGAAACGCAGATTCAGCAGATTGACAAGGAGATCGACATGGCTGATGCAGACTTTGAGCACCTCCAGGACGAAGATACCCAGGCCGATACGCAAGCACTGGGCACCGCGACTGAGGAGCAAGCTAAGGCTCTGGATCACGACATGGCTATGCCTATGAACGAGAAGgacgaagaagagaagatGCCTGCTCGACCCGAGGACAACGATCAAGATATGGCAGACCCACAGGACATCGAGATGGAAGACCCAGAAAGCAAGTCAGAGCtcgaagaagagcaacaACCTCAGCCTGG is a genomic window containing:
- a CDS encoding AAA ATPase midasin, giving the protein MDGRCRVVLSLDFAGGNRHLTICGIAPSWLELAKNVETCKKAELQRHNKTYDCFMKASELWEDAPNLYYSTFTAITDGNSANLALRMANINALATEALKPGSADELFVQYEGLYTEVCAKWIQTAVQTEEKIAAFGRILPLAPHLAEHVERFLAHVAQSPLFGSQNPNTTTNGSTGSSNHVEVLLAAFRLLSYDCRAYAQFVRPVAVQQLFQHSNRVVRYLAVRLFCLYVHAADHAAQEMVKRHIGEGELEGPWESQQIDYRFLSLWEEKRWKSVKKDLLQKKMEGIPLPSSLYAALSPYTVNINGILLPRLDGAASQEQPSQLISTPTTEANLSKIANGLLESSPLLLTGLAGSGKTLLTRHFAWQLNKLDKMVTLHLNEQSDAKLLVGMYATGSKPGTFAWKSGVLTTAVREGRWIFIEDLDRAPNEVISTLLPLIERGELLIPSRGETVYAARGFRIIATMRSTLNPRGQEIFPRQNMIGHRFWNSITVQMPQLEEFQQVISTKYPALRKHLAGIMRVYTRLLELYSDAKFSSENGTSLRAMTPRDLLKWCDRIAVLLAQSTSFSTAQADDIYMEAFDCFAGSLRSDLARSRVMACVAEELHIDPQRRDHLLRDRSVRLSVPSKTTAAGTIQVGRARLSKHKSSKRTISSRPFSTNDYTLRLLEKVAVAVDRQEPLLLVGETGTGKTTTIQYLAEQLGRKLVAFNLSQQSESGDLLGGFKPVNVRSLVIPLKDEFDDIFDTTFSRKKNLRFIEMLGKRVAKGEWKRVCTLWREALKMVDAARKAHESQPSSPDLDGDQPRKKRKMDSLPANFPGARWEKFASDLHDLEAQLASGSEAFAFSFLEGNIVKAVRNGDWVLLDEINLASSDTLEALTDLLGGGPDGNPSILLTETGNVERVVAHPNFRVFAAMNPATDVGKKDLPPGIRSRFTELYVESPDSDEKSLRNIVEKYLGGDGTDPAIVRTARDVTSLYIEIQQLAKANMLVDGADQKAHFSLRTLTRTLTYAREIAPLCSLRRALYEGFHMSFLTFLGKASEDLVAPLITKHMFPQKASLKAELNKPLQQPNDGRAYVRQGHYLLRQGPQPVQEQTHYIITNFVQRNMNNLIRAASTRRYPVLIQGPTSSGKTSMIEYLAKRSGNTFVRINNHEHTDLQEYLGSYVSGADGKLTFQEGILVRALREGHWIVLDELNLAPTDVLEALNRLLDDNRELLIPETQEVVRPHDDFMLFATQNPAGLYGGRKVLSRAFRNRFLELHFDDIPVEELTEILHRRTMIPETWCKRIVKVYQELSTLRQENRIFEQKSFATLRDLFRWAQRKADTIQDLANNGYMLLAERVRKEEERVAVKKIMESVMSKSGPKVTIDDEQMFSQNNVQQIIDSAPDKSKKIDPGVVWTRAMRRLFVLVHHALQNNEPVLLIGETGCGKTTVCQMLADAFGKELHILNAHQNTETGDLIGAQRPIRNRAAIEESLRRDVLDAFEGVATEVNPHTLDQEGLLHLYDQLDKEPTVVVREDLRVSIKINRIRAAALFEWADGSLVNAMRTGQYFLLDEISLADDSVLERLNSVLEPSRTLLLAEKGPVDSLVVGSEGFQFLATMNPGGDYGKKELSPALRNRFTEIWVPALSDLEDILQIVRSKLSPSIVQYAEAIVLFSQWFNDKYNTSVASSISIRDTLAWVTFINSTTHNDPVFGIVHGAAMVFIDTLGANPAGLLAISAASIDDERIACLQQLSKLLEQDISPLYFGRIDIVSTAQSFQLGTFSIPKISSAAAEANNFALEAPTTRANAMRVVRALQLAKPILLEGNPGVGKTTLVTALAKAIGKPLTRLNLSEQTDLMDLFGSDVPVEGGAAGTFAWRDAPFLKAMKNGDWVLLDEMNLASQSVLEGLNAVLDHRGEVYISELDQTFHKHNDFRVFAAQNPHHQGGGRKGLPASFVNRFTVVYADVFRPEDLRLICKKVYPCIEDEEVNKLINFVAQLDEQVVTHRAFGNLGAPWEFNLRDTLRWLQLLASSEYPGSARDFLDAIFVQRFRAESDRTRLLKLFESLCGVHETRMSLYHNISTKAIQVGLGLLPRDTAVARPETTSTFKTPQLGAMEALLISIKQNWPVILVGPPGSGKSAMIGQLASFVGAELVTFSMNADVDAMDLVGGYEQIDPSRQVHQCLEQLEGLVRRKIAVSEQAPQYLIRLLEQLHVSGAQFSNSFSSILQEVAQQDTEAAALVHDLRALLQSSSQQIDGARFQWVDGILIRALEQGKWLVLDNANLCSSAVLDRLNSLLEPNGYLSINEHSTADGEARIVRPHPGFRIFMTMDPRFGELSRAMRNRAVEICLLDSATPSQLDCSGVLEYPLEAAMYRYRQFQTREDLDQTLESRFENLSFGDNNLMDSFVKQARQGLVTQGASKQTNSDPPSATKQLIATNQVPYTLQENFSRLTQFISKTWAVQMHPQFSSDGMVELLPYHPLNNELSLNRSSSFKASSLWYSQLYELTLDLFDMQQAIHTLPSAKFERRKERQKLPTFLYAYWQALVKLVEDVWTANNEGQEFDLSFLKPLRTMFWAFFALAKSSTFDRATFQTYLKMLSSSTLTASDESHTLVQTLATVLSKQVATFGAEVQLTTGLNMEPLWLHLKPNTPKSIAELEAILKLEALADRLDAVMWKSNLKADEMIQIRERFASSLQLVRREDVNPNELVTILDNAVRELEEGIGEDDATITPYFEEEFEGLCQFLDVAGSTNVYALPSSALVSARAKVALFARRPTKTATIDVGKADRSTDNFAKVYRHVGLVKERADPMALQSRFHIAMLSKLRGADEVQLTQLAQFETELQVLSQQIALDAEKITKDQEKALETLYLNLWHPINNSIPGVLNASIKAPFKANGEEWIQLALVGLRSYVPNYPHDPALRPMIERKIFNEEKMNLLSALRALKQFQIDFTGQDTSLRIRQVEAAIEGMGEEPPVPAIARPEVSQLDELQGEFTNLLSIIQPLLNKTMSGKEAALDITLHQNVVRVIQRLTEGYRAYDDITDTVVGFLACLYIGLLLAKKEHESQEQSRVGRSLQFVSRETPFFGLHDHVSSITAANFLQGAENALSQSNNTIDPRWHALYTLAIVKSTDPIYLSGPAARNLLHGIFTSFFTEYKTKLLQDQEKEAQDKSLYSYRGMEEEENEEEDRTLFPDYEAEQEEGQAAAPPTQSTAQVTTRDHAIRLANMHFELFLKGRETSDSVKTLLEWCASEINRVSEGKSHGTTHENALPALYLALEKKVDALNGSGTGPSYNFYFDANLPEAKRLITFVHRIQVRYRQIRDVWPEHMTLADVLRTCDEALAFRHVDPVAKFITKAEKLHAYMYEWQRVASKQYSTADLFDDLTKLLVSWRQLELTTWARLFDLEVEKCRDSAKSWFFVAYETVIAASESVEDDRAMKAHAKALLKTLESFFETTTLGQFEQRIKLLQQLRQHAAMRMQDVGHFEILHSALENFIAYFSRLEKPVHEALTKGRQTLEKEVNNVIKLASWKDTNIEALKQSAKTSHRKLSKLVRKFRAVLNKPASSVMSAGFADDGSLQRDAALTLVSAAVNPEALQRCDNSVPDWSERPTRFKNLGVTVNMMRNLSLPSEDSIDGAAYIEELITSITMSIVELQKATPSTLTEDNKAKVQQLKTQKRKLYADTMKELRQMGVKSNLSVDTLVKQDELSTVLSTLPLVQNVGVACGRVAEGRLHQALNIMPQVRAVTREHSGDLTSNDVTKSIGYIEGLLHISIKQRGVLSRASQALEASKAPLAVVANLWQPDDCQLVVAASQQDEATRSLQPSLRWLVAALKTGADVVVAQAKLGKTNELDALLRVMQEWTVKLQDLSHAYDGLPALPTNIRSNAYQEFDESVKAAIANLQIAFTGWNDNNEMARTVLKHIVPFIFQCPEVTSQLPTDELQIAVEQHSKDIFGALDLILGSMQDVEAALKELPVTVEDAVWLVKEEQVLSAAISGLHSTQIHAALKTIMDKMHYLHSDTSLQGIAAMFAAFQPILNQYIASHQYLVDRFDALHASTTKLLYRLCKSFIQVGTQGFCQPPEKSSDQQKGKDDKLEEGTGLGEGEGAEDISKDIEDDEDLEDLAQEKGEREGSIEEQEDAVDMGENDMEGETEEVGEKEDKGDEEGEEGEDDVQSEVGSVDDLGPSAVDEKMWDDGGKDDDAKDKEGKEDVGTEDQEEQVANEQKEKEKEQVGEEGKEEEKKEGQEGEEDEEMEGEDQEENVGAGETEQMDPHAKEEETLDLPEDLNIDGQDDDGKEDDDLGDMDMGDDLNEDEMDPETEAGAEPDTVDEEIGPEEEGEEDKDTTGHVEDEEQPAEDEEQEGDEPMDDDAVPLPDENMPDDEPREQKDTDQTDPNAEAGAGTEANEEAHQNKNEQASASAANRDEGEEGDGTEQQQETAAEDGTLGQTTKPDAGGRGEEPEESRKTESFKKLGDVLEKWYNQQKQISEAREKDETQIQQIDKEIDMADADFEHLQDEDTQADTQALGTATEEQAKALDHDMAMPMNEKDEEEKMPARPEDNDQDMADPQDIEMEDPESKSELEEEQQPQPGATDGQPQAFIGDQKPFSHQDDEDMADAVPLDEDISDSESVNEVDHQLETTHLDATPMDSTTARSLWLAHESATHSLSQQLTESLRLILAPTLATKLRGDFRTGKRLNLKRIIPYIASGYKRDKIWLRRSQPSKRSYQVMIALDDSRSMADSGASNLALKTLTLVTRSLAMLEVGEVSVVGFGDSVNVAHDFDKPFTSEAGVRVFEQFGFDAAKTNVRGLVERSLDLFAEARRQGSSSAGEDLWQLMLVVSDGICDSHAEIQRLVRKAQEERVMIVFIIIDATATAPFAAPVPKPTENPAAQPDAGAVTTKKEQDKTSILDLQSVEITPEGKVVRWKYMERFPFRYYLVVRDVRELPGVLAGALRQWFGEVAGSAS